In the Rhodoferax fermentans genome, GGTCTGCCAATGCCGCGCGTACCAGCCGCTCCAGGGTGTGAGCTTGTGGCGTGATCGTGCCAAAAAAGTGGGGCGCAGCACCCCGGCTCAGCAGCAGGGTGGGGAAGTTCTCCACATCCAATGGGTCCAGCACCTCGGACTCGTCTTCGATGTCGAGCCAGAGAAATTGGGTGTGCGGGTGATCCGCCTGCACATTGGCCTGCACCTGGGCGAACGTGCTGCGGTATTGTTCACAGACGTTGCACCAGGCGGCACACAGGCAAACCACCAGCAGCGCATCGGGGTAAGGGGAAGTTGTTGACATCAGTTCAGAATGGTCCAGATCACATCAGGGCTGGGGTGCTGCCAAGAGTGCCGTGACCCGGGTGGCGACCGCGTCAAACTCTTCAGCTGGCACGGGCCGTGAAAAATAATAACCCTGTGCATAGTGGCAGCCCATGCGTTGCAGCGCCGTCAAATGGCTTTGTAACTCCACCCCTTCGGCGACTATATCCAGGCCCAGGCTGCGGCCCATGGCGATGATGGCGCCCACCAGAGTGTGTTCGTTGCTGCCGTCTTGCATGTCACGCACAAAGGACTTGTCGACCTTCAAGGTGTCCACCGGAAACAGTTTGAGGTAAGACAGTGAGGAGTAACCGGTGCCAAAGTCATCCAGGTAGACCTTGAACCCCAGTTCATGCACCGCATTGAGCCAGCCTAGCGACTTCTCGATGTCATGCAGCATCACGCCTTCGGTGATCTCCAGCGCCAGTTTCGAGGGTGAAATGCTGTAGCGCCGCGCCATCTCCTGCAGTTTGGCCGGTGGTAACCCGTCCGGGATCTGCCTGCCGGAGACATTGAGCGACAAGCTGTAGTCCAAGCCCTGGTTTTGCCAGCTGACCAGTTGCTGACAGGCCACGTCCAGCATCATCAGACCCATCTCGACCACCAAGCCGGTTTTTTCGGCCAGCGGGATGAAGCTGTCGGGCATGACCAGGCCACGGGTCGGGTGGCGCCAGCGGATCAGGGCCTCGGCACCACACAGGCGTTGGGTCACCAGATCAATGACCGGCTGGTAAAACAACACGAACTCATGGTTGCGGATGGCACTGCGCAGGTCACGTTCCATGTGCCGGCGTTGTTCTGCGGCTTCGGTCAGCAGCGGGTTGAAGAACACATGGCTGTCGCCGCCCGCCGATTTGGCGCTGTCCATGGCCAGCTCCGCCTGGCGCAGCAGCGATGGCACATCAAAGCCGTCACTCGGGAACAAGGCCACGCCAATGCTGGCATGCAGGCTGATCGGAGAACCATCCACAAAATAGGGCTGGCGGATCGCCTGCACGATGCGGCTGACAATGCGGTCAACGGCTTCACCCTGGGTGATGTGGTTCAAGATGATGCCGAAGTTGTCCGCACTCAGACGGGCCAGGGTGTCGTCACTGTTGACACAGGCCGACAGTCGGCGGGTGGTGGCCTGCAGGATCGCATCACCAGCGGGTAGCCCCATGCCTTCGTTGATGCGCCGGAACTCATCCAGGTTCACCAGCAAGAGCGCAAAACCACCTTGTTTGGACGCCGCATAGTCCTGCACATAGGCGTGCAGCCGGTCTTGCAAACCCTGGCGGTTGGCCAGGCCGGTGAGCAGGTCGGTGATGGCCAGTTGCCTGGCCGAGGCTTCCGACTCCTTGAGGTGGCTGACGTCGTGCATCACACCTTGCAGCAGCTTGTCACCCACGCAGCGCAGCACCATGTTGATCCAGCTGCGCCCACTGCCAGGCATCTGCACCTGCAGGTCCTGGGTCACCGCGGTGTTCTGCCGTAACGCGCTTTGCAGCAGCCCGTCCATCTGGCCCGGGCTCTGCCAGGGCAGCTGTTTGATGTTGAGTGCGGGCAACATCCCGTGTGAAGACTGCTGGCTGATGCCAAACAGCCCCGCAAAAGCCGGATTCCAGGATGACAAGTCCCCGTGATCGTCCATCAGGAACAGGCCCGACTCGGCGTTGTCAAAAATGGTGTGGAACTTCTTCTCGTCGATTTCACCCTGCAAACGCAGTTCACGTTCGGTCGCCAGGGCGCCGGTCAGGCGGTCCGACAAGGCGTTGATGTCCACCACCAGCTGGCCGATTTCGGTGTTGCCATGCCTGGCCGGTATGGCGAGGCGCTCACCTGCCGTGGGGTCCATCCGGTGCAGGCGGTCCGACATGGCCTGTATCGGGCGCACGATGAACAACAGCATCATCAGCACCACCGCAAAGGTCACCATGCCCAGCTGCCAGCTGAGCTGAATCGCCGCAAGCCAAACCTCTTCACTGATACGGGCGTTGATCACCTTGGGATCGGGGGTGAGCACAATCCGGCCGACCAGTTTCTGCTTGTCAAAGGGGGAGTAGATCAGGCGCTTGAGTGAGGGGCCGCTGGTGGCGCCGGTGGACGGCCCACGGCGTTTGTCTGCCAGCAATTCTTCTTCGGTCGAGATGCTGACCGCCAGCACATCGGAGTTGTTCAACAGCCCCTGCGCCAGCTCGTAGGCCAGCGTCTGGTCTTTGACGAAACACGCCACCGCCAGGGTGCTCTCCATGGTGTCAAGCAGCTCGGCCAGACGTGTCTGTGACGCCAGATGGGCACGTTGGCTGGTGGCATGGGCGGTGTAGGCCACGGCAATCAAACCGGCCAGCAGGGATGTGGCGATCACCGCCAAGGTCGAGCGCACCAACAATCCGCGCAGGCGCCAAGCCGCCGTCAGTGCGCGTGGGGGCTGCCTCATCGAGGGAATTCCATCACGATGCGAAAACGCCGGTCGACCTGGCTGCGATCAATGTAGGCAATGCCGCCCGGCTGATCCGCCAACAAGAGCATCACCTCATTGGCGTTGGCTGCCTGCAGCGGAGGTGAGGTTTTGCCGGAGAACAGCAGGCGAGCCCAGTAGGCACTGATCTCATTGGGTTCTTTGTTGACCAGCTTGCGGTAAAACTCGGTACGCAGGGCCGTGTTCTCAGGCTGGTCAATGGGCACGGCTGTGCCACCTGTGGGCAGTCTGCGGTAACGCCCCAGGAAAATATTGACAACATCGTCCTGGCCAAGCCGGGTGATGGTGCTGGCGGTACTCACCACCACCACCGGTTCGGCGCAGCCAACTGCGCCTAGCCCCAACAGCGCCACGAACAAGCTTGCTTGCCAGATTTTCATGGTCGGTCAGAACACAAAATCCAGCGTCAAGCTGAAGACGGTCATGCGGCCATCCCAGTCGGACTCAACATTTTTGAACGGGAAACTGGATGTTGGTTTGCCATGCACCCAGTCCACCTGGGCCTTGAGGGCCAGATTTTTTTGCACGTCCCAGCGACCACCCACGGTGTAGGTGTTCTGGTTGGTGACACTTTTCGCTACCAGCAAGGAGGTCAGCGAATTGACGCCTGGCACTGCGCTGGAGGGCAGTTTTTCCAGATCGGAGAAACTGCGTGACACGCCCAGGTAGGGTGTCACCGAACCCAAGCGGTAGGCTGCCAATGCATAAGCGGCTTTGGTGTCGGCATAGGCTGCACCGTCGTGCTTGATCTGATTCAACATCAGTTGCACGTTCAGGGGGCCCTGGTCATACACCAGCCCAAGCGAGTTGAAGGTCGTCCGGCTATCTGCCATGGCCATTTGCGGCACCAAGGACAGATAGGAGACACCCTGCAGGGGATTGCCAATGGACCGCAACAAGGCGTCGACCGGCATTTCATGGTTGAAGCGCACCTGGACATGGCTCAAGCGAACCTGCCAGGGGCCAACGCTGTAATCCAGGTTTCCCCCCATCAAGGTGGAACCATGCAGGTCCCACAGGATGCTGGGTGCATAAGGCGTTTTTTCAGGCGACTGACCCCAGAAAACTTTGCCCATGAGCAAGCCCGACGCCACCGGCAGGGTGGCACTCATGTCCACACCATCGATGTAGGAGAACACCAGCGAACCGTAAAAATCGGGCGTTGGTCGCACACTGATATTGGAGTAACCCACCAACCGGGAGTCGCCCAGCATGTAGAACTCGGTGCCCAGGCGTCCCGCACGCAGGGAAAGATCGGAGGAAAAATCGTGCCGCAAAAACGCCCAGGTCAGTTCTGGCCGGTAACTGGAGTCGGCGTGGTAGCGGGTCACCGCCTGCACCACAGCTTCGGTACTGGGGCTGAGCTGGACATTGGCCTGCAGGCCCAGAAGGCTGTCGACCTTGCTGGTCCAGCGTGTGCCAGCGCCATTGGGTTGCGACAGATCTCGCACAAACTGGGCGCTGTCGGTGTCCGCGCGGGTGGCACCAAGGGTGCCAAAACCATGCAGGCTGATGCTGGGCCAATCAGGCGCAGCCAGCCCATCCTGCGCCCAGACCCCGCCCGGACAGCTCAGACTCAGAAAGACCGATGCGCTGACGCCAAGCCGTTGCCAAAGTGGCCAAGGCTTGTTTGCGCGATAAGGATGAGCGATGTGCATGCTGATAGACCAACCCCGATGCCGACACCCCTCTACAACAAGGGCAGTGATGGCAAAAAGAGTGTACCAAAATTGAACAAGCATCGGGCCAAGAATTGACCCAGTTGCACACCCTTAATCGGGTCTACTCAACACGCATCTGCACCAGAAAACCCCAATCGGGCCGGGTGCCTCGGGCACCCGTGGTGCGAAAGACCTCAGTCGCCGAAAGCAATGCCGAGGTCACGCCCGGTTTGCAGGGAGTCACAGTCCATCGGCACGTTGCGGATGTGGCCCGCGACTTCTTCCAGCGTCACATAGTCCACACCGTTGACACCGAGGGACACCATCACGCCGGTTTGGCCTGCATCCAGCGCGCGCACAGCAGCGGCACCAAAACGCAGGGCCGCCAACCGGTCAAACGCGGTGGGGCTGCCGCCACGCAACAGGTGACCCAACACCACCACGCGGGTGTCCTTGCCGGTGCTCCTGCCCAAGGCTTCGGCCACACTCTCGCCAACGCCGCCCAGACGCTCAGCGCGACCTGTCTCAGCCGGCGCCAGCAGTTCGCGTTTGCCGTCCTTGGCCAGGGCACCCTCGGCCACCACCACGATGGAGTACAGGTGACCTTCGGCCTCGCGTTTCAGGAGCTTGGCCGTGACCTGGTCCAGGTCAAACGGGATCTCCGGGATCAGGATGGCGTGGGCGTTGCCAGCAATGCCAGCGTGCAGGGCAATCCAGCCGGCGTAACGGCCCATCACCTCGACCACCATCACACGCTGGTGGCTCTCGGCGGTGCTGTGCAGTCGGTCGATACATTCCGTGGCAAAACCCACGGCGGTATCAAAACCGAAGGTGGTGTATGTTTTGTCCAGGTCGTTGTCAATGGTCTTGGGCACACCCACCACCCGCAGGCCCTTGCGGTGCAGCGCATCGGCAATGGTCAGGGAGCCATCCCCACCGATGGACACCAGCGCGTCGATCTCGTGTGTGGCGAAATAGGTCAGCAACTCGTCCGAGCGATCAATCTCGCGCGTTGTGCCGTCGGGCATGTTGACCGGGAAATGCAGTGGGTTGCCCTTGTTGGTGGTGCCCAGAATGGTGCCGCCCAGGTGACCGATACCCCGCACCTTGTCACGGGTCAGGCGGTAGACACCGCCTTCGGGGTAACGCTCGGGGAACATGATGCCGTTGAACCCGTCGCGAATGCCATAACACTGCCAGCCCAGGTTGTCGGCGGCGATCACCACCGATTGAATCACGGCGTTCAGGCCGGGGGCGTCACCGCCGCCTGTGCAGACGGCAATACGTTTGATAGGTTTAGTCATGCGAAGGGTCCTCAGTTAAATTTGATCTTTGGTCCAGTGTCTGAATTGTGCCGTAAGCACTCGGCCATTTGTACCCCGCCAGTTACATTCGTAAAACAACTTGATGTCAATAAAAATAGCTATTCGCCCTTTATTGATAAGGGCTAGAGGGCATTTTTCCACTTTATTCACTGGGAACCCATAGGCTGCAGGCGGCCCAGCTTGTGGGCCAGTTCAATGGCTGAGCTGACCCCCATCTTTTCGAAAATGTTGGCGCGGTGAAACTCCACCGTGCGCGCGGTGATGCCCAGGTGCTCGGCAATGGTCTTGTTGTAGTGGCCGCGAATCAGCTCGTCGAGCACCTCGCGTTCGCGTGGGCTCAAGACCGCCAGCGCCTGGCGCAGGCGTTTGGCTTCGGCATCATCGTCCTGCACCGCGCTGGCGGCCACCAGCGCCTGCGCCACCCGGTCCACCAGTTCGTTGTCCTGGAAGGGTTTTTCCAGAAAGTCCCAGGCGCCGTTCTTGACCGCCGCCACCGCCATGCTGACATCGCCATGGCCGGTCAGAAACAGCACCGGCCAGGGACAACGCAGCAGTTTGAGCTGCTCAAAAGTGGCCAGGCCCGACAAGGGCGCCATGCGCAGGTCCATCAAGACCACCGAGGCCTCCCAGGCACCGGTTCGCTGACGCAACGCGTCGAGAAAAGGCGCCCCACCGTCCCAGGTGGTGGGTGTGTAATCACGCGAGTCAAACAGCCAGGCCAGGCCGTCGCGGACGTCGGGGTCGTCATCAACAATGTGCAATCCAGGTCGTTTCATGGTGTTCCCTCATGCAGTTGCGCCGGCCCTTGGGCCAGCGGCAGGTAGACGGTAAACCGGGCACCGCCCAGCACCGGGTCGCGCCCGACCTCCAGGCGACCGTGGTGGGCCTCGACGATCGAGCGGCAGATCGCCAGCCCCATGCCCATGCCACCTTCCTTGTGGCTGACAAAGGCGTTGAAGATGCTCGACAGCGCCTCGTCGCTGACCCCTGGTCCGGTGTCAGACACCGACAGGGCGGCCAGACCGTGTGCAGGGTCCTGGCGCAAATCGATCCACACCTGGGCCGGGGTGCTGCCGTGGGGCGCCCAGTCCTGCGCGTTGCCCACCAGGTTGTTGACCAGATGCTCCAGCAGCAGTTCGTCGGCCTCCACCCACATCGGCTGCGCTGGCGCCAGCCACTGCGCGGGTGTGCCGTCGCCTTCGCTGCGCGCCGCCAGCACACGGGTCAGACACGCCACCAGATCGAGCCGCTGGCGCACCAGTTCACGGCGCCGGGCAAAGTCATTGACACGCCGGATGATGCCGCCCGCCCGGTCCGCCAGACGCGCCATGCGTTGCACCACCGGCAACAACTCGTTCAGGGTGATCGTGCTGTCGGCCAGGCGGTTGAGCAGGCCATTGGCAAAACTGCTGAGGGCACCCAGCGGCTGGTTGAGCTCGTGTGCGAGCGTCGAGGCTACCTCGCCCACCGCAATCAGCCGGCCCGAGGCCTCCAATTTTTCCTGCTGCTGGGCGGCCATGCGCTGGGCACGTTTGCGCTCGCTGATGTCCAGCACCGAGCTCATCCAGCCGATCTGCTCGCCATCAGCGGTCGTCAGCGGTGATTCGTGGATCAACACATCAATCAGGTGGCCGTCTCGGTGAGCAAACTGCACCTCCACCCCATTGCCCGAGGTACCGCGCGCGATGATGCCCTCGTGCACCTGGACCAAAAAATCATGCTGATCGGGTGGCCAGTATGGGAACGGCATCTTCAGACCCAGCAACTCGTTGGCACTGTAGCCCACCAGGCGTGTGAAAGCCTCGTTGACATACAAGATGTGGCCCTGCAGATCCCAGGCGCGCAAACCGGTGGTGACCGAGTTTTCCATCGCGGTGCGCAGCGCCACCTGGGCCTGCAGCAAGGCCTGCACCTGGCGGCGTTTGACAAAGTCGCGCCGCAGCGCAAACAGGGCCACCAGCATGCCCAGCAAAAACAGCAGGGCCACCAAAAAAAAGACCCTTGGCACGGTGGTGGGCTCGGCCTGGGTGCGATCGACCTGGACAAACAAATCGGTGCCCGGCAGGTTCAGCGCCACACGGTAGCCAGAGCGGCTGGCTGCGGCGTCATCCACGATCAGACGCACCTGGTGGTCTTGCGAAAACCAGGTCGGTATCAGCGCGGCCAAGGCGCGCTCCAGGGACACTGCGGCCAGGTAGTTGCCAACAAACTGGCCGCGGTCAAAAAACGGCACGGCCAGCCACACCACATCGGTGGGAGAACCGTCCGCGCGCAACATCACACCGGCGAAGGCGGCGCGGCGCAACCCTTCGGTGGTGGCCTGCATGGTTTGCTGCGCCTGGGCGTTGGCCGGGTGGGCCACAGCGTCGCTGAACCAGCGCGATGGCCCGCCCGAAGCAGCCACAGACTGGCCAACCGCGATCCAGCCGCGGTCCAGCAACACCCCTGGCTCCAGCGACAACAATCCCCCTTTGGGCACCGCTGGTGGCGTCAGGTTGGCCGCCGGACTGGCCGCCTGGCGTGCCAGCACCAGCAGGTCATCTTCCAGGCGACGAAAGTGGAACTGCACACTTTGCTCCAGCCACTGCGCGTCGGCGGCGCGGCGGCGGGCTGACTCTTCGGCCTCAAAATTGTTCAGGTACAGCAGCAGCGTGACCACCGAGCCCAGCAGCAGCGCCAGCAGCCCGAGCAGCCACCACACCGCCCGGCGGTTGCGCCCAGGCTGGCGCGATACCGACTGCTGTAGCAGGGCAAAGTCCAGGGCATGGTCAGCGGCGGGTGGGGCAGAACGTGGCATGTGCCTGCGCATAATAGCCATCATGCCCACCTTTGCTTACCCCCTTCTTGCCGGGCGCCGCCAATGGCTGGGGGCGCTGGCCACCGGCCTGCTGGCACCGGTGGCGGGTCTGGCCAATACGCGTGCCCCGATCACCTTGCGTTTCTCCCA is a window encoding:
- a CDS encoding 6-phosphofructokinase, whose translation is MTKPIKRIAVCTGGGDAPGLNAVIQSVVIAADNLGWQCYGIRDGFNGIMFPERYPEGGVYRLTRDKVRGIGHLGGTILGTTNKGNPLHFPVNMPDGTTREIDRSDELLTYFATHEIDALVSIGGDGSLTIADALHRKGLRVVGVPKTIDNDLDKTYTTFGFDTAVGFATECIDRLHSTAESHQRVMVVEVMGRYAGWIALHAGIAGNAHAILIPEIPFDLDQVTAKLLKREAEGHLYSIVVVAEGALAKDGKRELLAPAETGRAERLGGVGESVAEALGRSTGKDTRVVVLGHLLRGGSPTAFDRLAALRFGAAAVRALDAGQTGVMVSLGVNGVDYVTLEEVAGHIRNVPMDCDSLQTGRDLGIAFGD
- a CDS encoding putative bifunctional diguanylate cyclase/phosphodiesterase; protein product: MRQPPRALTAAWRLRGLLVRSTLAVIATSLLAGLIAVAYTAHATSQRAHLASQTRLAELLDTMESTLAVACFVKDQTLAYELAQGLLNNSDVLAVSISTEEELLADKRRGPSTGATSGPSLKRLIYSPFDKQKLVGRIVLTPDPKVINARISEEVWLAAIQLSWQLGMVTFAVVLMMLLFIVRPIQAMSDRLHRMDPTAGERLAIPARHGNTEIGQLVVDINALSDRLTGALATERELRLQGEIDEKKFHTIFDNAESGLFLMDDHGDLSSWNPAFAGLFGISQQSSHGMLPALNIKQLPWQSPGQMDGLLQSALRQNTAVTQDLQVQMPGSGRSWINMVLRCVGDKLLQGVMHDVSHLKESEASARQLAITDLLTGLANRQGLQDRLHAYVQDYAASKQGGFALLLVNLDEFRRINEGMGLPAGDAILQATTRRLSACVNSDDTLARLSADNFGIILNHITQGEAVDRIVSRIVQAIRQPYFVDGSPISLHASIGVALFPSDGFDVPSLLRQAELAMDSAKSAGGDSHVFFNPLLTEAAEQRRHMERDLRSAIRNHEFVLFYQPVIDLVTQRLCGAEALIRWRHPTRGLVMPDSFIPLAEKTGLVVEMGLMMLDVACQQLVSWQNQGLDYSLSLNVSGRQIPDGLPPAKLQEMARRYSISPSKLALEITEGVMLHDIEKSLGWLNAVHELGFKVYLDDFGTGYSSLSYLKLFPVDTLKVDKSFVRDMQDGSNEHTLVGAIIAMGRSLGLDIVAEGVELQSHLTALQRMGCHYAQGYYFSRPVPAEEFDAVATRVTALLAAPQP
- a CDS encoding thioredoxin family protein, with protein sequence MSTTSPYPDALLVVCLCAAWCNVCEQYRSTFAQVQANVQADHPHTQFLWLDIEDESEVLDPLDVENFPTLLLSRGAAPHFFGTITPQAHTLERLVRAALADPAAAPLADPAVAALVARVEAWRP
- a CDS encoding response regulator transcription factor; the encoded protein is MKRPGLHIVDDDPDVRDGLAWLFDSRDYTPTTWDGGAPFLDALRQRTGAWEASVVLMDLRMAPLSGLATFEQLKLLRCPWPVLFLTGHGDVSMAVAAVKNGAWDFLEKPFQDNELVDRVAQALVAASAVQDDDAEAKRLRQALAVLSPREREVLDELIRGHYNKTIAEHLGITARTVEFHRANIFEKMGVSSAIELAHKLGRLQPMGSQ
- a CDS encoding two-component system sensor histidine kinase NtrB; the encoded protein is MPRSAPPAADHALDFALLQQSVSRQPGRNRRAVWWLLGLLALLLGSVVTLLLYLNNFEAEESARRRAADAQWLEQSVQFHFRRLEDDLLVLARQAASPAANLTPPAVPKGGLLSLEPGVLLDRGWIAVGQSVAASGGPSRWFSDAVAHPANAQAQQTMQATTEGLRRAAFAGVMLRADGSPTDVVWLAVPFFDRGQFVGNYLAAVSLERALAALIPTWFSQDHQVRLIVDDAAASRSGYRVALNLPGTDLFVQVDRTQAEPTTVPRVFFLVALLFLLGMLVALFALRRDFVKRRQVQALLQAQVALRTAMENSVTTGLRAWDLQGHILYVNEAFTRLVGYSANELLGLKMPFPYWPPDQHDFLVQVHEGIIARGTSGNGVEVQFAHRDGHLIDVLIHESPLTTADGEQIGWMSSVLDISERKRAQRMAAQQQEKLEASGRLIAVGEVASTLAHELNQPLGALSSFANGLLNRLADSTITLNELLPVVQRMARLADRAGGIIRRVNDFARRRELVRQRLDLVACLTRVLAARSEGDGTPAQWLAPAQPMWVEADELLLEHLVNNLVGNAQDWAPHGSTPAQVWIDLRQDPAHGLAALSVSDTGPGVSDEALSSIFNAFVSHKEGGMGMGLAICRSIVEAHHGRLEVGRDPVLGGARFTVYLPLAQGPAQLHEGTP